The following proteins are co-located in the Sphingomonas panacis genome:
- a CDS encoding SDR family oxidoreductase: MAIKLKPLREQVLVVTGATSGNGLATAEAATARGAAVVAVARNQAALEALRERLSAKGARIAICVADVSDLAAVEAIVPVAVAAFGGFDTWVNNAGAGTYGTVEQVPVEDHRRVFDVNYFGVLHGSLVAARHLRTRGGGAIINVGSILSDRAIVQQGPYCATKHAVQALTDTLRMELEQEGAGISVTLIKPGAIDTPFPEHARNFMNAAPSLPPPLYAPEVVADAILFACAHPRRTLYAGGGGLLSSLLARAAPRLTDAIMDVAGTRLQQKPGDAGDPARRDNLYHPRADALRGSQTVRARSSSVALQIQKAGSPMLVVGMLGGGAALAVAARMLRARR, from the coding sequence ATGGCGATCAAACTCAAGCCGCTTCGCGAACAGGTGCTCGTCGTAACGGGCGCGACCAGCGGCAACGGGCTGGCGACGGCCGAAGCGGCGACCGCGCGCGGGGCGGCGGTGGTCGCGGTGGCGCGCAATCAGGCCGCTCTGGAGGCGCTTCGCGAACGGCTTTCCGCCAAGGGCGCGCGCATCGCGATCTGCGTCGCCGACGTGAGCGATCTGGCGGCGGTCGAAGCGATCGTCCCGGTTGCCGTCGCGGCGTTCGGCGGGTTCGACACCTGGGTCAACAACGCCGGCGCGGGAACCTACGGGACGGTCGAACAGGTGCCGGTCGAGGATCACCGTCGCGTGTTCGACGTCAATTATTTCGGCGTGCTCCACGGCTCGCTGGTCGCCGCGCGCCATTTGCGGACACGCGGTGGTGGTGCCATCATCAACGTCGGCTCGATCCTCAGCGACCGGGCGATCGTGCAGCAGGGGCCATATTGCGCCACCAAGCACGCCGTTCAGGCGCTGACCGACACGCTGCGCATGGAACTGGAGCAAGAGGGCGCCGGCATCTCGGTGACTCTGATCAAGCCCGGCGCGATCGACACCCCCTTTCCCGAACACGCCCGCAACTTCATGAACGCCGCGCCAAGCCTGCCGCCGCCGCTCTACGCGCCGGAGGTGGTCGCCGACGCGATATTGTTCGCCTGCGCGCACCCCCGCCGGACGCTCTATGCCGGCGGTGGCGGGCTGCTCTCCTCCCTGCTCGCGCGGGCGGCGCCACGCCTGACCGATGCGATCATGGACGTGGCCGGTACGAGACTGCAACAAAAGCCGGGTGATGCGGGAGACCCGGCGCGGCGGGACAACCTCTATCATCCCCGCGCCGATGCGCTGCGCGGGAGCCAGACCGTCCGCGCGCGCTCGTCCAGCGTTGCGCTCCAGATCCAGAAAGCGGGGTCGCCGATGCTCGTGGTCGGAATGTTGGGCGGCGGGGCGGCGCTTGCCGTCGCCGCGCGTATGCTGCGGGCACGGCGATGA
- a CDS encoding MATE family efflux transporter, whose translation MARDERHWWRREALAMVVLAYPLVLTNLAQALIATTDVVLLGWAGPHPLAAASLGVNLVNACVFFGTGLVTAAAPMIARALGERSNAVRDVRRTVRQALWVSVTLVVPMWLVLWQAEPILLAFGQQPDLAHDAVKLVHPMMFGLLPLMGYYVLRAFVSALERPIWAFVVGVVAVLLNAVLNYALIFGRFGLPALGLFGAGLGSALSNLWMFVGLAVVVARHKRFRRYHLFGRWWRADWPRYRALWRLGLPIAVTVGLEVTIFNCAVFLMGLIGTPELAAHAVAIQLAALCFMIPLGLAQAATVRVGLAFGRGDPIGVARAGRAALGITMAVMACTATILLTLRHPLVALFLASDTPAEAHVVSLAVSFLGVAALFQFFDGAQAVGAGMLRGLHDTFVPMLLALIGYWIVGLGTAVVLGFWLGWGGVGVWVGLAAGLATVAVLMVARWATRGRRAG comes from the coding sequence ATGGCAAGGGACGAACGACATTGGTGGCGGCGCGAGGCGCTGGCGATGGTGGTGCTCGCCTATCCGTTGGTGCTGACCAATCTCGCGCAGGCGCTGATCGCGACGACCGATGTCGTACTGCTCGGCTGGGCAGGCCCGCATCCGCTGGCGGCGGCGTCGCTCGGCGTCAACCTCGTCAATGCGTGCGTGTTCTTCGGCACCGGCCTCGTCACCGCCGCCGCGCCGATGATCGCGCGCGCGCTCGGCGAGCGCAGCAACGCGGTGCGCGACGTGCGGCGCACGGTGCGGCAGGCGTTGTGGGTATCGGTGACGTTGGTCGTGCCGATGTGGCTGGTGCTGTGGCAGGCCGAGCCGATCCTGCTCGCCTTCGGCCAGCAACCCGATCTCGCGCACGATGCGGTGAAGCTCGTCCACCCGATGATGTTCGGGCTGCTGCCGCTGATGGGCTATTACGTGCTGCGCGCGTTCGTCTCGGCGCTGGAGCGGCCGATCTGGGCGTTCGTGGTCGGCGTGGTGGCGGTGCTGCTCAACGCGGTGCTTAACTATGCGCTGATCTTCGGGCGGTTCGGCCTGCCAGCGCTCGGGCTGTTCGGTGCCGGCCTCGGCAGCGCTTTGTCGAACCTGTGGATGTTCGTCGGCCTTGCCGTCGTGGTCGCGCGGCACAAACGCTTCCGCCGTTATCACCTGTTCGGCCGATGGTGGCGCGCCGACTGGCCGCGCTACCGCGCGCTGTGGCGGCTGGGCCTGCCGATCGCGGTGACGGTCGGGCTGGAAGTGACGATCTTCAACTGCGCGGTGTTCCTGATGGGGCTGATCGGCACGCCCGAACTCGCCGCGCACGCGGTGGCGATCCAGCTCGCCGCCTTGTGCTTCATGATCCCGCTCGGCCTCGCCCAAGCGGCGACCGTGCGCGTCGGCCTCGCCTTCGGGCGCGGCGATCCTATCGGCGTGGCACGCGCGGGCCGGGCCGCGCTCGGGATCACGATGGCGGTGATGGCCTGCACCGCGACGATCCTGCTGACGCTCCGCCATCCGCTCGTCGCCTTGTTCCTCGCCTCCGATACGCCGGCCGAGGCGCATGTCGTGTCGCTGGCGGTGTCGTTCCTCGGCGTGGCCGCGCTGTTCCAGTTCTTCGATGGCGCGCAAGCGGTTGGCGCGGGGATGTTGCGCGGGCTGCACGATACGTTCGTGCCGATGCTGCTCGCGCTGATCGGCTATTGGATCGTTGGGCTGGGGACGGCGGTGGTGCTCGGCTTCTGGCTCGGCTGGGGCGGCGTCGGCGTATGGGTCGGGCTGGCCGCCGGTCTCGCCACGGTGGCGGTGCTGATGGTCGCGCGCTGGGCGACACGTGGCCGCCGCGCGGGATAG
- a CDS encoding alginate export family protein, which translates to MKDVAAGALALVACVAGASAAQAQEIVLKPLIDARLRYEHVDQQGIADTADAVTLRVRSGVQASRGPFSALVESESTLAIGPQYNDGYNGKPLPVVGDAQNIELNRAQLRYADYGVALTAGRQLVTLGDQRFVGSASWRQNQRTFDAARGQWTVLPGLSVDATYAWSERDVTGIQGTPARPQAIGGHFWFGNVAYAMPLGTLTGFAYLIDERSNGIAGARLSSQTYGGRYAGNRKLGGGGWTLGYIASVARQSDYARNANRYAATYWLGEATLSRKALSGTVGYEVLGAARGAALTSVQTPLGSIFGFQGWADKFATTPPDGVRDGYATLGATWKHAGLVSSYGIGATVHRFDSDRAARHYGDEIDVIAQARIARYTVAARYAHYRADTFATDTDKLWLSVEWVFN; encoded by the coding sequence ATGAAAGACGTTGCTGCGGGCGCATTGGCGCTCGTGGCCTGCGTGGCGGGTGCGTCCGCCGCGCAGGCTCAGGAGATCGTGCTCAAGCCGCTGATCGATGCGCGGCTGCGCTACGAACATGTCGACCAGCAGGGCATCGCCGACACCGCCGATGCGGTGACGCTGCGCGTGCGCAGCGGCGTGCAGGCGAGCAGGGGGCCGTTCTCCGCACTGGTCGAATCCGAAAGCACGCTTGCGATCGGCCCGCAATATAACGACGGCTATAACGGCAAGCCGCTGCCGGTGGTGGGCGATGCGCAGAACATCGAACTCAACCGCGCGCAGCTCCGCTACGCCGATTACGGCGTCGCGCTCACCGCCGGGCGGCAATTGGTCACGCTCGGCGACCAGCGCTTCGTCGGATCGGCGAGCTGGCGGCAGAACCAGCGCACCTTCGATGCGGCGCGCGGGCAGTGGACGGTCCTGCCCGGCCTCAGCGTCGATGCGACCTATGCCTGGTCCGAGCGCGATGTCACCGGCATCCAGGGCACCCCGGCGCGCCCGCAGGCGATCGGCGGCCATTTCTGGTTCGGCAATGTCGCTTATGCGATGCCACTCGGCACGCTCACCGGTTTCGCCTATCTGATCGACGAGCGATCGAATGGCATCGCCGGCGCGCGGCTGTCGAGCCAGACCTATGGCGGGCGCTATGCGGGCAATCGCAAGCTGGGCGGGGGCGGATGGACGCTCGGCTATATCGCCAGCGTCGCGCGCCAGAGCGACTATGCCCGCAACGCCAACCGCTATGCGGCGACCTATTGGCTCGGCGAGGCGACTCTGTCGCGCAAGGCGCTGAGCGGCACGGTCGGCTACGAGGTGCTCGGCGCCGCGCGGGGCGCCGCGCTGACCAGCGTGCAGACGCCGCTCGGGTCGATCTTCGGCTTTCAGGGCTGGGCCGACAAGTTCGCCACCACCCCGCCGGACGGCGTGCGCGACGGCTATGCGACGCTCGGCGCCACCTGGAAACATGCCGGGCTGGTCAGCAGCTACGGGATCGGCGCGACCGTCCACCGTTTCGACAGCGATCGCGCGGCGCGCCACTATGGCGACGAGATCGATGTGATCGCGCAAGCCAGGATCGCGCGCTATACCGTGGCCGCACGCTACGCGCATTACCGCGCCGACACGTTCGCGACCGATACCGACAAATTGTGGCTGTCGGTGGAATGGGTGTTCAACTGA
- a CDS encoding cation:proton antiporter encodes MAQDAIGSLSKTVTEILSPHGPALQSAASYTPGDFSVHFFLQLTVILLTCRVAGWLGQKLLGQPQVVGEMIAGVILGPSLLGLLFPNLQLALFPKETRNVLYAGAQLGVGLYMFLVGLTLRLDHVQSKLRSASMVSAAGIIVPFLLAALLVPWLTGIDGLFAAGISRANATLFLGACIALTAFPMLARIINERGLAGSSLGTLSLTAGAFDDAASWCVLAVVLATFGGGPGVALLAIGGAVLYVAFMLLVGRRLLLPLGAAVEARGEMSMTVLAITLALFCTSAFLMDAIGIHAIFGGFLLGVCMPRGAFVAELKRKVEPLAVVLLLPMFFTYSGLNTRMDMVNSPQLLLVALVVLAVSVLAKFGACWAAARLSGEDNRTALGIGALMNSRGLMELIIINIGLQKGIIGPTLFAMLVLMAIITTMMAGPLFEIVYGNRARAEGELGTLDSQMVAKAA; translated from the coding sequence ATGGCGCAGGACGCAATCGGAAGTCTGTCGAAGACGGTGACGGAAATCCTCTCGCCGCACGGGCCCGCGCTGCAATCCGCGGCCAGCTATACCCCCGGCGATTTCAGCGTGCATTTCTTCCTGCAACTGACGGTTATCCTGCTGACCTGCCGCGTGGCGGGCTGGCTGGGGCAGAAGCTGCTCGGACAGCCGCAGGTGGTCGGCGAGATGATCGCCGGCGTGATCCTCGGGCCGTCGCTGCTCGGACTGCTGTTTCCAAATCTCCAGCTCGCGCTGTTCCCCAAGGAGACGCGCAACGTGCTGTATGCCGGCGCGCAGCTCGGCGTCGGTCTCTATATGTTTCTGGTCGGGCTGACGCTCCGGCTCGATCACGTCCAGAGCAAGCTGCGCAGCGCGAGCATGGTCTCGGCGGCGGGCATCATCGTGCCGTTCCTGCTCGCCGCGCTGCTGGTGCCGTGGCTGACCGGGATCGACGGCCTGTTCGCCGCCGGCATCAGCCGGGCCAACGCCACCTTGTTCCTCGGCGCGTGCATCGCGCTCACCGCGTTCCCGATGCTGGCGCGGATCATCAACGAGCGCGGGCTGGCGGGGTCGTCGCTCGGCACGCTGTCGCTGACGGCGGGCGCTTTCGACGATGCCGCATCGTGGTGCGTGCTCGCGGTGGTGCTGGCGACCTTCGGTGGCGGGCCGGGCGTGGCGTTGCTCGCGATCGGCGGCGCGGTGCTCTACGTCGCGTTCATGCTGCTGGTGGGTCGGCGGTTGTTGCTGCCGCTCGGAGCCGCGGTCGAGGCGCGCGGCGAGATGAGCATGACGGTGCTCGCGATCACGCTGGCATTGTTCTGTACCTCCGCTTTTCTCATGGACGCGATCGGCATCCACGCGATCTTCGGCGGCTTCCTGCTCGGCGTGTGCATGCCGCGCGGGGCGTTCGTCGCGGAGCTGAAGCGCAAGGTCGAGCCGCTCGCGGTGGTGCTGCTATTGCCGATGTTCTTCACCTATTCGGGGCTGAACACGCGGATGGACATGGTCAATTCGCCGCAATTGCTGTTGGTCGCGCTCGTTGTCCTCGCTGTGTCGGTGCTGGCGAAGTTCGGCGCGTGCTGGGCGGCGGCACGGCTCTCGGGCGAGGACAATCGCACCGCGCTCGGCATCGGCGCGTTGATGAACTCGCGCGGGCTGATGGAACTCATCATCATCAATATCGGGCTGCAAAAGGGCATCATCGGGCCGACGTTGTTCGCGATGCTGGTGCTGATGGCGATTATCACGACGATGATGGCAGGTCCGCTGTTCGAAATCGTCTATGGTAATCGTGCACGTGCCGAAGGGGAGCTTGGTACGCTCGACAGCCAAATGGTGGCCAAGGCCGCCTGA
- a CDS encoding patatin-like phospholipase family protein yields MERDFEVVLVLSGGNALGAFEAGVYEALHTHGLQPDWVVGASIGAINGALIVGSAPERRLDTLRAFWRPNMLASMAPWLPSAVETARRTSAVAWTAAAGRSGIFGPLLSSLTAWPDTQPSLFETNQLGATLARLIDFDRLNAGPCRFTATAVDLESGADVVFDSRHQRIAPDHVRASAALPVVFPPVEIEGRWIVDGGLSANLPLDPVMADPPARPTLCIAVDLLPLCGPLPTTLGDAASRMQDLIFAAQSRRTIARWQAAYAARSDTRMSLVRVAYTEQQDEVAGKALDFSGSTIEQRWAAGQAAGMRVAAGVRAGTVAIGATGLNVVELCE; encoded by the coding sequence GTGGAACGCGACTTCGAGGTCGTGCTGGTGCTGAGCGGCGGCAATGCGCTCGGCGCGTTCGAGGCGGGTGTCTACGAGGCGCTGCATACGCATGGCCTCCAGCCCGATTGGGTGGTCGGCGCGTCGATCGGCGCGATCAACGGCGCGCTGATCGTCGGATCGGCGCCCGAGCGCAGGCTCGATACGCTGCGCGCGTTCTGGCGTCCGAACATGCTGGCGTCGATGGCGCCGTGGCTACCGTCCGCGGTCGAGACCGCGCGGCGGACAAGTGCGGTCGCCTGGACCGCGGCGGCGGGGCGCTCGGGCATCTTCGGGCCGCTGCTCTCCTCGCTGACCGCGTGGCCCGACACCCAGCCGTCGCTCTTCGAGACCAACCAGCTTGGCGCCACGCTGGCGCGGCTGATCGACTTCGATCGGCTCAATGCCGGCCCATGCCGCTTCACCGCCACCGCGGTCGATCTCGAAAGCGGCGCAGATGTCGTGTTCGACAGCCGGCACCAGCGAATCGCGCCGGATCACGTCCGCGCCAGCGCCGCGCTGCCGGTGGTGTTCCCCCCGGTCGAGATCGAGGGCCGGTGGATTGTCGATGGCGGGCTGTCGGCGAACCTCCCGCTCGATCCGGTTATGGCCGATCCGCCCGCGCGGCCGACCTTGTGCATCGCGGTCGATCTTCTGCCGTTGTGCGGCCCGCTGCCGACGACGCTCGGCGACGCCGCCAGCCGTATGCAGGATCTGATCTTCGCGGCGCAATCCCGCCGCACGATCGCGCGGTGGCAGGCCGCATATGCCGCGCGCAGCGACACGCGGATGTCGTTGGTCAGGGTCGCCTATACGGAGCAGCAAGACGAAGTGGCGGGCAAGGCGCTCGATTTCTCCGGGTCGACGATCGAGCAGCGCTGGGCGGCCGGACAGGCTGCGGGGATGCGGGTCGCCGCCGGCGTTCGGGCCGGAACAGTGGCGATCGGCGCCACGGGATTGAACGTCGTCGAGCTGTGCGAGTGA
- a CDS encoding response regulator: MRVLLVEDDAALAESIARALRAESFAVDVADNGEDGGHLGSTEAYDVAVLDLGLPRRDGLSVLAEWRSGGRTLPVLILTARDAWSDKVLGFKAGADDYLVKPFRVEELVMRLRALVRRAAGHAASVIQCGPLSFEAQTGQFQLDGMPLKLTAFEWRVLSCLMLRKEAVVERLDLLERVYEGDADVDSNSLEVIIGRLRRKIGASLIETVRGLGYRLTAGPA; encoded by the coding sequence ATGCGGGTATTGCTGGTCGAGGACGATGCCGCGCTGGCCGAGTCGATCGCGCGGGCGCTGCGCGCCGAATCGTTCGCCGTCGATGTCGCCGACAATGGCGAGGACGGCGGCCATCTCGGGTCGACCGAAGCCTATGACGTCGCCGTGCTCGATCTCGGCCTGCCGCGCCGCGACGGGCTGTCGGTGCTGGCCGAATGGCGCAGCGGCGGGCGCACGCTGCCGGTGCTGATCCTCACCGCGCGCGATGCCTGGTCGGACAAGGTGCTCGGTTTCAAGGCCGGCGCCGACGATTATCTCGTCAAGCCGTTCCGCGTGGAGGAACTGGTGATGCGGCTGCGTGCGCTGGTGCGCCGCGCCGCCGGCCATGCGGCAAGCGTGATCCAGTGCGGCCCGCTCAGCTTCGAGGCGCAGACCGGCCAGTTCCAGCTCGACGGCATGCCGCTCAAGCTGACCGCGTTCGAGTGGCGTGTGCTGTCGTGCCTGATGCTGCGCAAGGAAGCGGTGGTCGAGCGGCTCGACCTGCTCGAACGCGTCTATGAGGGCGACGCCGATGTCGATTCCAATTCGCTCGAAGTCATCATCGGCCGGTTGCGCCGCAAGATCGGCGCGTCGCTGATCGAGACGGTGCGCGGCCTCGGCTACCGGCTGACGGCTGGGCCGGCATGA
- a CDS encoding DUF4232 domain-containing protein, producing the protein MMPLIALMIAAQALAGAPAAPACRPAQLRLSLDGKDGDFNGMSHAGTEVSIRNTGADCTLPALPTIQFRDSRGRVLPAARRAPAGMHPGPVMLPLRLAGGHRATTDLRWVAGPVFPHNRSARAASIVVKIGAGTVRVPTMAVLYGETGKSIGFEQSPLHAEEGMAAGEPA; encoded by the coding sequence ATGATGCCGCTGATCGCGCTGATGATCGCCGCGCAAGCCCTTGCTGGTGCGCCAGCCGCACCCGCCTGCCGCCCGGCGCAATTGCGCCTCTCGCTCGACGGCAAGGATGGTGACTTCAACGGCATGTCGCATGCCGGCACCGAAGTTTCGATTCGCAACACCGGCGCCGATTGCACCCTGCCCGCGCTGCCGACGATCCAGTTCCGCGATTCGCGTGGGCGCGTGCTGCCGGCGGCACGCCGCGCGCCGGCCGGCATGCACCCCGGCCCGGTGATGCTGCCGCTGCGTCTTGCCGGCGGCCACCGTGCGACCACCGATCTGCGCTGGGTGGCGGGGCCGGTATTCCCGCACAACCGCAGTGCGCGGGCGGCCAGCATCGTCGTGAAGATCGGCGCCGGCACAGTGCGCGTGCCGACGATGGCGGTGCTGTACGGCGAAACCGGTAAGAGCATCGGCTTCGAGCAAAGCCCGCTGCATGCCGAAGAGGGCATGGCAGCGGGCGAGCCGGCTTAG